A portion of the Oreochromis niloticus isolate F11D_XX linkage group LG10, O_niloticus_UMD_NMBU, whole genome shotgun sequence genome contains these proteins:
- the vamp2 gene encoding vesicle-associated membrane protein 2, producing MSAPAAGAPAPEGGNQPPNLTSNRRLQQTQAQVDEVVDIMRVNVDKVLERDQKLSELDDRADALQAGASQFETSAAKLKNKYWWKNAKMMIILGVICVIVLIVIIVYFST from the exons GTCTGCCCCAGCCGCCGGAGCCCCTGCACCAGAGGGAGGGAATCAGCCCCCTAACCTCACCAGCAACCGCCgtctgcagcagacacaggcACAGGTGGATGAG GTGGTGGATATCATGCGTGTAAATGTGGACAAGGTTCTGGAGCGTGATCAGAAGCTGTCAGAACTGGACGACAGGGCCGATGCCCTGCAGGCTGGAGCCTCTCAGTTTGAGACCAGTGCTGCAAAACTGAAGAATAAATACTGGTGGAAAAATGCCAAG ATGATGATTATCCTGGGCGTGATATGTGTGATTGTCCTCATTGTCATTATTG TGTACTTCAGCACCTAA